From Terriglobia bacterium, one genomic window encodes:
- a CDS encoding chloride channel protein — translation MNPPDESKPKGRATENEELSGELGDFTTTWKVVPMSFAALGIGVLSAFVALGLLRLIGLFTNLFFYLRWNSTLVSPAGHHLGPIVILIPVAGALIIGLMARYGSERIRGHGIPEAIEAILISGSRIEPRVAILKPLSSAISIGSGGPFGAEGPIIMTGGAFGSLVAQFMHLTSAERKTLLVAGAAGGMSATFASPVAAVLLAVELLLFEWKPRSLIPVGLASAAAAATRRYILGMGPLFPTPPHPVFIGPKGLLGCVVIGLLAGALSALLTISVYAAEDAFGKVPIHWMWWPAIGGLVVGIGGWISPHALGVGYDSIGSLLRGDMPIRLMLGLLVVKWIIWSVSLGSGTSGGVLAPLLLMGGALGGVMATVLPNEGLGFWPLIAMGAILGGTMRSPFTGIIFALELTHDVNVLLPLLVASMIAHGFTVLALRRSILTEKVARRGYHLSREYTVDPLEILFVREVMRTNIAVLPANTSVNDLAQSFRNDHKHGQRLYPVVDGDGHLAGVVTRHDLQRFLLEHPAGSNGHHLAELVRPNPAKAYPDEPLRVVVNRMADTGLTRLPVVDRDNPRKLMGIVSLNDLLKAHVRNLEEERHRERVLTMHPIFALGSRRRPTG, via the coding sequence ATGAATCCACCGGACGAATCCAAACCTAAAGGGCGAGCGACCGAAAACGAGGAGTTGTCGGGCGAGCTCGGCGACTTTACCACTACGTGGAAGGTTGTCCCTATGTCCTTCGCCGCCCTCGGGATCGGCGTGCTCAGCGCGTTTGTGGCGTTGGGCCTCCTCCGACTCATCGGACTGTTCACCAATCTCTTCTTCTACCTGCGCTGGAACAGCACCCTGGTTTCGCCGGCCGGTCATCACCTCGGCCCGATTGTAATCCTTATACCGGTGGCGGGGGCTCTCATCATCGGTTTAATGGCGCGCTATGGTTCGGAACGTATTCGCGGGCACGGGATCCCCGAAGCCATCGAGGCCATTCTCATCAGCGGCAGCCGGATTGAACCCCGGGTCGCCATTTTAAAACCGCTTTCTTCTGCCATTTCGATCGGGTCGGGGGGTCCCTTCGGGGCGGAGGGTCCGATCATCATGACCGGCGGCGCTTTCGGCTCGCTGGTGGCGCAGTTCATGCATCTGACCAGTGCGGAGCGCAAAACGCTGCTGGTCGCCGGAGCCGCGGGCGGCATGTCGGCAACTTTTGCTTCCCCCGTGGCCGCTGTTCTTCTAGCGGTCGAGCTCCTGCTGTTTGAGTGGAAGCCGCGCAGCCTGATTCCAGTGGGGCTCGCCAGTGCCGCGGCCGCTGCGACCCGCCGTTACATCCTCGGGATGGGCCCGCTCTTCCCTACCCCGCCACACCCTGTGTTTATCGGCCCCAAGGGTCTGCTCGGGTGCGTTGTGATAGGGTTGCTTGCCGGCGCCCTCTCGGCACTGCTGACCATCTCGGTCTATGCGGCGGAAGATGCTTTCGGGAAAGTGCCGATTCACTGGATGTGGTGGCCGGCGATCGGAGGTTTGGTGGTTGGAATCGGAGGCTGGATTTCTCCCCACGCGCTCGGTGTGGGCTACGATTCCATCGGGTCGTTGCTGCGTGGCGACATGCCGATTCGCTTGATGTTGGGTCTGCTTGTGGTCAAGTGGATCATCTGGTCCGTGTCTCTGGGCTCGGGGACTTCGGGAGGCGTTCTGGCTCCCCTGCTGTTGATGGGCGGCGCGCTGGGCGGCGTCATGGCCACAGTCTTGCCTAACGAAGGTTTGGGTTTCTGGCCGCTCATCGCCATGGGGGCAATCCTCGGGGGGACGATGCGCTCTCCTTTTACAGGCATCATCTTCGCCTTGGAACTCACCCACGATGTGAATGTGCTGCTGCCCTTGCTCGTCGCCTCTATGATCGCTCACGGGTTTACTGTCCTGGCGCTGCGCCGGTCGATCCTCACAGAAAAAGTCGCTCGTCGGGGTTATCACCTGAGTCGGGAATATACAGTCGATCCGCTGGAAATCCTGTTCGTTCGCGAGGTCATGAGGACCAACATTGCCGTTTTGCCGGCGAATACCTCGGTGAATGACCTCGCCCAGTCCTTCCGCAATGATCACAAGCACGGTCAACGCTTGTACCCGGTCGTGGATGGGGACGGGCACCTTGCGGGTGTGGTCACCCGCCACGATCTGCAGAGGTTTCTGTTGGAACACCCTGCCGGGAGTAATGGGCACCACTTGGCGGAGCTGGTCAGACCCAACCCGGCCAAAGCCTATCCCGACGAACCGTTACGCGTGGTGGTGAACCGGATGGCCGACACCGGCCTCACGCGGCTCCCCGTCGTCGATCGCGACAATCCCCGCAAGCTGATGGGCATTGTTTCGCTCAACGACCTCTTGAAAGCCCACGTCCGTAACCTGGAGGAGGAACGCCATCGCGAACGCGTTCTGACCATGCACCCCATCTTCGCCTTGGGCTCGCGACGGCGGCCCACTGGCTAA